A genomic stretch from Halalkalibacillus sediminis includes:
- a CDS encoding TetR/AcrR family transcriptional regulator, producing the protein MKKNKPKYKQILDAAVEVIAENGYHASQVSKIAKKAGVADGTIYLYFDNKEDILVSLFQEKMGQFIERIESVIDENDTADEKLYALIEMHFRQLAENHHLAIVTQLELRQSNKNLRMKINDVLKGYLALVDNILTQGMEEGTFHGHLNVKLVRQVIFGTLDEIVTNWVMKDQRYDLMEQAEEVHFVISNGLKIHSNKELA; encoded by the coding sequence ATGAAGAAGAACAAACCGAAGTACAAACAAATATTAGATGCAGCTGTTGAAGTCATAGCAGAAAATGGCTATCATGCATCACAAGTTTCGAAAATTGCCAAAAAAGCTGGAGTAGCGGACGGGACGATCTATCTTTATTTCGACAATAAAGAAGATATTCTCGTCTCGCTTTTTCAAGAAAAAATGGGACAATTTATCGAAAGAATCGAATCTGTCATCGATGAGAATGACACAGCGGACGAAAAGTTGTATGCTTTAATAGAAATGCATTTTCGTCAGTTAGCTGAAAATCATCATTTGGCGATCGTCACTCAGCTCGAATTACGTCAGTCCAACAAAAACCTTCGTATGAAAATCAACGACGTACTTAAAGGATATTTAGCATTAGTCGACAATATTCTTACACAAGGTATGGAGGAAGGGACTTTCCACGGCCATTTGAACGTCAAGCTTGTCCGTCAAGTCATTTTCGGTACGCTTGATGAGATCGTGACAAACTGGGTGATGAAAGATCAACGTTATGATTTGATGGAACAGGCGGAAGAAGTCCATTTTGTAATATCCAATGGGCTGAAAATCCATAGTAATAAGGAGTTGGCATAA